A window of the Sciurus carolinensis chromosome 19 unlocalized genomic scaffold, mSciCar1.2 SUPER_34, whole genome shotgun sequence genome harbors these coding sequences:
- the LOC124973374 gene encoding olfactory receptor 2L13-like has protein sequence MEKWNQTSNDFILLGLLHPNQTGLLLLLLIIFVFVLACLGNSGMTALILLDPQLHTPMYFLLSQLSLMDLMYISTTVPKMVSNFLSGHKNISFLGCGVQIFFFVTLACSECLLLASMAYDRFVAICHPLHYPIRMSKSMCLKLILGSWTLSSINSLAHTIYTLQIPYCRSRAINHFYCDIPAMMPLACMDTWVYEYMVFVSAVLFLLIPFLGITASYGRVLLAVYHMHSKEGRKKTFTTCSSHLTVVIFYYAPFAYTYMRSKNLRSPEEDKNLAVFYTILTPMLNPIVYSLRNKEVLGAMRRVFGMFSSRNK, from the coding sequence atggagaaatggaaccaaacttcaaatgatttcattttgttgGGATTGTTACATCCAAACCAAACTGGCCTACTTCTCTTGCTCCTGATCATCTTTGTGTTTGTCCTTGCCTGTTTGGGGAACTCAGGAATGACTGCTCTCATCCTCTTGGATCCCCAGCTCCATACTCCCATGTACTTTCTCCTCAGCCAGCTCTCCCTCATGGACCTGATGTACATCTCCACCACTGTCCCCAAGATGGTGTCCAACTTCCTTTCTGGTCACAAGAACATCTCCTTCCTGGGTTGTGGTgtacaaattttcttctttgtgacaTTGGCATGTTCTGAATGCTTACTCCTGGCctccatggcctatgaccgctttgtggccatctgtcaccccctccACTATCCCATCCGCATGAGTAAAAGCATGTGTCTAAAGTTAATCCTGGGGTCCTGGACACTGAGCTCCATCAACTCCTTGGCACATACCATTTACACTTTACAAATTCCTTACTGCAGATCCAGGGCCATCAATCATTTCTACTGTGACATCCCAGCTATGATGCCTCTGGCCTGCATGGATACCTGGGTCTATGAGTACATGGTGTTTGTGAGTGCCGTCCTCTTTCTCCTCATTCCTTTCCTTGGCATCACTGCATCCTATGGGCGGGTCCTGCTTGCTGTCTACCACATGCActcaaaagagggaaggaaaaagaccTTCACCACGTGCTCCTCACATTTAACTGTGGTGATCTTTTACTATGCTCCTTTTGCTTACACTTATATGCGGTCCAAGAATCTCCGCTCACCAGAAGAAGACAAGAATCTTGCAGTTTTTTACACCATCCTCACTCCCATGCTCAATCCCATTGtttacagcctgaggaacaaggaggtaCTGGGCGCCATGAGAAGAGTGTTTGGGATGTTCTCCTCTAGGAATAAATGA